One genomic region from Thunnus maccoyii chromosome 16, fThuMac1.1, whole genome shotgun sequence encodes:
- the htr1b gene encoding 5-hydroxytryptamine receptor 1B — protein MDHSGQVEPTQPVNTTNDSFVTNASTVDKSAESLAYQISLAMILSAITLATTLSNAFVIATISQSKKLQTPANFLIASLAVTDLLVSILVMPICVSYTVNHTWTLGQIVCDIWLSSDITCCTASILHLCVIALDRFWAITDAVEYSKKRTTGRAAGMVATAWVIAISISLPPLFWRQVKAGGLTDCNVNTDHIFYTIYSTFGAFYIPTLLLIVLYGRIYVEARKRILKQSPKKVGKRLTSAHLVTNSPGSVASTASLQCKRHDTPSSDTGSSTSENQVKVTVSDALLEKKRISAARERKATKTLGIILGAYIVCWLPFFIYTLVVATCDTCLIPELFDFFTWLGYLNSLINPIIYTMSNEDFKKAFHKLVRFRCCRS, from the coding sequence ATGGATCACTCCGGTCAAGTCGAGCCGACTCAACCGGTGAACACCACAAACGACAGTTTTGTTACAAATGCATCCACGGTGGATAAGAGCGCAGAGAGTCTCGCCTATCAGATCAGTCTGGCGATGATTCTCTCTGCCATCACGCTCGCCACCACTTTATCCAACGCGTTCGTCATTGCCACAATCTCCCAGTCGAAGAAGCTGCAAACTCCTGCGAACTTTTTGATCGCCTCTCTGGCCGTCACCGACCTGCTGGTGTCCATTCTGGTGATGCCCATCTGCGTCTCGTACACGGTCAACCACACATGGACGCTCGGGCAAATTGTGTGCGACATCTGGCTTTCCTCGGACATAACGTGTTGCACCGCGTCCATCCTCCACTTGTGCGTAATAGCGCTGGATAGATTCTGGGCCATCACGGACGCGGTGGAGTACTCCAAAAAGCGCACGACGGGACGCGCAGCCGGGATGGTGGCCACAGCTTGGGTCATCGCCATCTCCATCTCCCTGCCGCCTCTCTTCTGGAGGCAGGTGAAGGCGGGGGGGCTGACCGACTGCAACGTCAACACGGATCATATTTTCTACACCATCTACTCCACCTTCGGGGCATTCTACATTCCCACATTGCTGCTTATTGTCCTCTACGGGCGGATATATGTCGAGGCTCGGAAGCGGATTCTCAAGCAGTCCCCAAAGAAAGTGGGGAAGAGACTCACCTCGGCGCACCTGGTCACCAACTCCCCCGGATCCGTGGCGTCCACCGCCTCTCTGCAGTGCAAGAGACACGACACTCCTTCAAGCGACACCGGGTCTTCAACAAGCGAGAACCAGGTGAAGGTGACGGTGTCGGACGCGCTTTTGGAGAAGAAGCGCATCTCagcagccagagagagaaaagcgaCAAAGACACTGGGGATAATCCTCGGCGCTTATATTGTCTGCTGGCTGCCGTTTTTCATATACACGCTGGTGGTGGCCACATGTGACACATGTTTAATCCCCGAGTTATTTGACTTTTTCACCTGGCTGGGATATCTGAACTCCCTCATCAACCCGATCATATACACGATGTCTAATGAGGACTTCAAGAAAGCTTTCCATAAACTCGTAcgcttcagatgctgcaggtcGTGA